In Natronococcus occultus SP4, the following proteins share a genomic window:
- a CDS encoding DUF7127 family protein, with amino-acid sequence MTLDQFTRGDEQIARRYEYEDGSVLAVDFGTASTDADVDVVDGTVIVVDGDDQYEFELPDGAADAHTFIRNGVLTVELEGNQ; translated from the coding sequence ATGACACTCGATCAATTCACCCGTGGAGACGAGCAGATTGCTCGTCGCTACGAGTACGAGGACGGATCGGTGCTGGCCGTCGACTTCGGTACGGCGAGTACCGACGCCGACGTGGACGTCGTCGACGGAACGGTCATCGTCGTCGACGGCGACGACCAGTACGAGTTCGAGCTGCCCGACGGTGCAGCTGACGCGCACACGTTTATCAGAAACGGCGTGCTCACTGTCGAACTGGAGGGCAACCAATGA